A single genomic interval of Aegicerativicinus sediminis harbors:
- a CDS encoding DUF418 domain-containing protein → MLSTVQSKFQPVQAANRINSLDVIRGIALLGILLMNIAGMGLPFAYSDPTVYGGADGWNLKSWIMTNMFFEGTMRGMFSMLFGAGVILLTSRLEKNGAGINTADIYYRRIIWLFIFGLIHVYLLLWDGEILYPYALCGLFLFPLRNIVPKNLIIGGLIILFLGTLWNFSDYQNMKTQKVEGLEAAALKKQGDSLNPEQTAAFEKWEKITNKKSEEELQEEIAARHEGYWSNVLHKVKENQFMQTYVMYRYFFYDIIAFMILGMAFFKLRIFHAEKSNKFYLIMMAIGYAIGLSINYYETSALISSNFDPMVSAKTSLTYDIGRLTMTMGHIGLIMLFVKSGILKFLQKSLAAVGRMALTNYLMHSIITGIIFLGFGFSMFGKLERHELYYIVFAIWIAQLIYSPIWLKYFKYGPFEWLWRSLTYGKKQQFKISSTKDTGVD, encoded by the coding sequence ATGCTATCAACAGTCCAATCAAAATTTCAGCCGGTCCAAGCGGCTAATCGAATTAATTCATTAGATGTAATTCGAGGAATTGCATTACTTGGAATTCTGCTTATGAATATTGCAGGCATGGGATTACCATTCGCCTATAGTGACCCTACCGTTTATGGCGGTGCCGATGGATGGAATCTAAAATCTTGGATTATGACCAATATGTTTTTCGAAGGCACCATGAGAGGGATGTTTTCAATGCTGTTTGGTGCAGGAGTAATTCTTCTAACTAGTCGATTAGAAAAAAATGGTGCAGGAATTAATACTGCGGATATCTATTACAGGAGGATCATATGGCTTTTTATCTTCGGACTCATACATGTTTACCTTTTGCTATGGGACGGCGAAATTCTTTATCCATATGCTTTGTGCGGCTTGTTCCTATTTCCTTTGCGAAATATTGTTCCCAAAAATTTGATCATTGGGGGTTTAATAATTCTTTTTTTAGGTACTCTTTGGAATTTTAGTGATTACCAAAATATGAAAACTCAAAAGGTTGAAGGCCTAGAAGCGGCAGCACTTAAAAAACAAGGAGATTCACTAAACCCAGAACAAACCGCAGCATTTGAAAAATGGGAAAAAATTACCAACAAAAAATCTGAAGAGGAATTACAAGAGGAAATTGCAGCCAGGCATGAAGGATATTGGTCTAATGTATTGCATAAGGTTAAAGAAAATCAATTTATGCAAACCTATGTTATGTACCGCTACTTCTTTTATGACATTATCGCGTTTATGATATTGGGCATGGCTTTTTTCAAATTACGGATATTCCATGCAGAAAAATCTAATAAGTTCTATCTGATAATGATGGCTATAGGGTATGCTATCGGACTTTCCATAAATTATTATGAAACGAGTGCGCTAATAAGTTCAAATTTCGACCCTATGGTTTCTGCCAAAACAAGCCTAACTTACGATATAGGTAGACTCACCATGACAATGGGGCATATTGGTTTAATAATGCTATTTGTAAAATCAGGGATTTTAAAATTCTTGCAAAAATCATTAGCAGCTGTTGGTAGAATGGCTTTAACCAATTATTTGATGCATTCTATTATTACGGGCATTATATTCCTAGGGTTTGGATTTAGCATGTTCGGAAAATTGGAGCGTCATGAATTGTATTACATTGTTTTTGCCATCTGGATTGCACAATTAATCTACAGTCCCATTTGGTTGAAATATTTTAAATATGGTCCATTTGAATGGTTGTGGCGCTCATTGACTTATGGAAAGAAACAACAATTTAAAATTTCAAGCACAAAAGACACTGGAGTAGATTAA
- a CDS encoding SRPBCC family protein, with protein sequence MSLDFHVHPNINLAETLPTEFYRSETVFEALKEKVFLKTWQYVGHENLVPFAGFVHPFMYLENYVNEPLLLSKDHLNRINCISNVCTHRGNLVVHDSGQLSDLRCMYHGRRFSIDGTFKSMPEFEDAENFPRPCDNLKQFLVGTMEPFIFVGLKPSFDFDEIVKIMAKKIGFLPLLSFYEYKSRNKDYEVNCHWALYCDNYLEGFHIPFVHEDLNSVLDYGNYTTELHNYASLQIGYADEDEEVFNLPENHEDYGKHVAAYYFWVFPNMMFNFYPWGLSINIVSPISINKTKVSFITYVNDESKLDKGAGALLDKVEKEDEFVVEQVQKGVQSRFYSTGRFSPKREQGVHHFHRLLARFISSS encoded by the coding sequence TTCTACAGAAGCGAGACAGTGTTTGAGGCCCTTAAAGAAAAGGTGTTTTTAAAAACATGGCAATATGTGGGACATGAAAATTTAGTGCCCTTTGCCGGTTTTGTTCATCCCTTCATGTATTTAGAAAATTACGTTAATGAACCTTTATTATTGTCTAAAGATCATCTTAATAGGATTAATTGTATTAGTAATGTTTGTACCCATCGAGGGAATTTAGTTGTTCATGATTCTGGTCAATTGTCAGATTTACGTTGTATGTACCATGGACGCCGATTTTCAATAGATGGTACTTTTAAATCTATGCCTGAATTTGAGGACGCTGAAAATTTCCCTAGACCTTGTGACAATTTGAAACAGTTCTTGGTCGGTACTATGGAACCCTTCATTTTTGTTGGTCTAAAACCTTCCTTCGATTTTGATGAAATTGTAAAAATTATGGCAAAAAAAATTGGTTTTCTCCCTCTACTTTCTTTCTATGAGTATAAAAGCCGAAATAAGGACTATGAGGTTAATTGTCATTGGGCACTCTATTGTGATAATTATTTGGAAGGTTTCCACATTCCTTTTGTTCATGAAGATCTTAATAGTGTATTAGATTACGGCAATTATACAACCGAATTACACAATTATGCCTCGCTCCAAATAGGTTATGCCGATGAAGACGAGGAAGTGTTCAATTTGCCTGAAAACCATGAGGATTATGGCAAACATGTTGCAGCCTATTATTTTTGGGTTTTTCCCAATATGATGTTCAATTTTTATCCTTGGGGCTTATCAATAAATATAGTTTCCCCAATTAGTATAAATAAAACCAAGGTATCATTTATTACTTATGTGAATGATGAGAGTAAATTAGACAAAGGTGCCGGTGCCTTATTAGACAAAGTGGAGAAAGAAGATGAATTTGTTGTTGAACAAGTTCAAAAAGGTGTACAATCTCGTTTTTATTCAACTGGCCGTTTTTCCCCAAAAAGAGAACAAGGCGTGCATCATTTTCATCGATTATTGGCTAGGTTTATTTCCTCTTCCTAA
- a CDS encoding DUF1624 domain-containing protein, with amino-acid sequence MTEKVIKKRILSIDILRGFVMVIMALDHVRDFFHLEANIDDPLNLDTTTPLLFFTRWITHLCAPTFVFLSGTSIYLQSLRKADRQLSIFLIKRGFWLILVELTLITFAWTFNPGFNLLIFQVIWAIGISMVVIGVLKAIRASYSLIFFLGILIVATHNVLDYPEGAEGFTPGFWWDLIHHGVFKLYPIIDNHYLIMVYPFLPWTGVMMLGYAIGKLYEPTFEEKRRQNLLYYIGFGALIFFSIVRWSNVYGNPIPWGPQGRGFLYTFFSFIDVTKYPPSLLFLCITLGLSLILLALAEKLDNWLSKVLIVFGRTAFFYYIIHLYVIHFVATIFFFSRGNTIADAMEYNKNIPFLFVAPGEGFGLLGTYIVWILVVMGLYPFCKQYDIYKSNNREKWWLSYL; translated from the coding sequence ATGACAGAAAAGGTAATTAAAAAGCGAATCTTGTCGATAGACATATTAAGAGGATTTGTTATGGTAATCATGGCATTAGACCATGTCCGCGATTTTTTTCATTTAGAAGCCAATATAGACGACCCACTTAATTTAGACACTACGACTCCACTACTTTTTTTTACTCGTTGGATAACCCATTTATGCGCCCCAACTTTTGTTTTTCTATCTGGAACATCCATTTACTTACAGAGTTTAAGAAAGGCAGATAGGCAATTGAGTATATTTTTAATAAAACGTGGATTCTGGCTTATTTTGGTGGAATTAACCTTAATTACCTTCGCATGGACCTTCAACCCTGGGTTCAACCTTTTAATATTCCAAGTTATATGGGCCATTGGTATAAGCATGGTAGTAATTGGTGTTTTAAAAGCCATTAGAGCTTCCTATAGTCTAATCTTTTTTCTCGGTATTCTTATTGTTGCCACCCATAATGTTTTAGATTATCCAGAGGGTGCAGAAGGTTTTACTCCCGGATTTTGGTGGGATTTAATTCACCATGGTGTGTTTAAATTATACCCAATAATTGATAATCATTATCTCATAATGGTTTATCCCTTTTTGCCTTGGACGGGGGTGATGATGTTAGGATATGCTATCGGAAAACTTTACGAACCAACGTTTGAAGAAAAACGCAGACAAAATCTTCTCTACTATATTGGTTTCGGAGCCCTCATATTTTTTAGTATCGTAAGATGGTCTAATGTTTATGGAAATCCAATTCCTTGGGGACCACAGGGCAGAGGATTTTTATATACATTTTTCTCTTTTATAGATGTTACAAAATATCCACCGTCTCTGTTATTCTTATGCATCACCTTAGGTTTATCACTTATTCTTTTGGCCCTAGCTGAAAAATTAGACAATTGGTTATCGAAAGTATTAATAGTGTTTGGTAGAACAGCATTTTTCTATTACATCATACACCTATATGTTATTCATTTTGTAGCTACAATATTTTTCTTTAGCAGAGGAAATACAATTGCCGATGCTATGGAATATAACAAGAACATTCCTTTTCTTTTTGTGGCACCTGGTGAGGGGTTCGGTTTGTTGGGCACCTACATAGTTTGGATTTTGGTCGTTATGGGTCTTTATCCCTTTTGCAAACAATACGACATCTATAAAAGTAATAATAGGGAAAAATGGTGGCTCAGTTATCTATAA
- a CDS encoding VOC family protein, translated as MKLKFDHIAIPAADLHSSGEFYKNVFGLEDIPTPGNNPKLRWFGIGGHTQLHLIKTEDIGRPKNKEQHYAFVTDQFDEVLNRLHQLNIPYGNFRGDLNAISERADGVRQVFFRDPNGHWLEINDASY; from the coding sequence ATGAAATTAAAATTCGACCATATCGCAATACCCGCTGCAGATTTACACTCCAGTGGAGAATTCTACAAAAATGTATTTGGATTAGAGGACATTCCCACACCTGGAAATAACCCTAAATTGCGTTGGTTTGGAATTGGCGGCCATACCCAACTTCATTTAATAAAAACAGAGGATATAGGTCGTCCCAAAAATAAGGAACAGCATTATGCCTTTGTTACCGACCAATTTGATGAAGTCTTAAATCGACTACATCAATTAAATATTCCATATGGAAATTTCCGAGGAGATTTAAATGCCATAAGTGAACGTGCGGATGGCGTGCGACAGGTATTTTTCCGAGACCCGAATGGACATTGGCTAGAAATTAATGACGCCTCTTATTAG